The Rhizobium sp. WSM4643 genome contains the following window.
CATCCGCATTTCCCAGCAGGATGAAAGGCCTGGCGACGGGTGCGGCGGTGCCGAGGTGGAGTTGCTGCGACTGCAGCGTTTCGTAGCGCGAGATCGTGCTCTGCATCGAGACGCCGCGGTCGCGCAGGAAATCGTCGGATGATTGGGCATAGGCGCTCAGCGCCTGCTGGCGATCGAGATGGTGCTCGGCGGCTTGGCGGTTGAAATCCTCGACGATGACGCGCAATTCGTCGATCGCCCCGCCGATCCGCTGGCGGTATTGCTGCGCAAATTCCGGCGCCTGCGAAAAAATCGTACCGCCGGCAAGCCCGGCCAGAATGGCGATGATCCTTGCAATCAGTCCCATGATCGATGCCTCTGGCTGTCCCCTTGCGCTAACGATCGGCGGCCCAAAAGGTTTCTGACATCGACACAATCGGTAACTCTATGTGATTGAACCGACAGCACTTCCGGCGAGTTGATCTCCTGACAAACTCAGAAAGAGAGGCTCGTCATGAAACGGATTATTCTTGCCTGCACGCTCGCTGCTGCGTCCATCTTTTCCGCAATGCCGTCCCAGGCGGCAAGTGTGACCATCACCACGGATGATGCGCGTCCCTATTATCGCCATTCGGACCGGCCCTATTACCGCCATCACATGAGGCCGCGCCACATCTCCGAGGAGTGCTTCACCAGGGTGGAAAAAATCCGCCGCCACGGTCACACGATCGTCAAGGAAACCCGAATCTGCCGATAAGGCAATCCATGCAGGAAAAGCCCGGCTGATCCTCCCCAGCCGGGCTTTTCATCTGATCGCGCCCTGATCGCGCCGATGAGGAACTTCACCATATCAGCCGCGTTTATTGCGAAAACAGGAGTACTCATCATGCGTATCAAGATGATTCTTTTGGCCATCGCCTATGTCGCCGTCAGCGCCGTGTTGCTTGCCACTGCCTATCACCCACAAGGGTCGGGCGCCATGCAGAAGACGGATCGTCTGGCCGGCTCGTCCTTCCTCGTTGAACGCTTCGCCGGTTGATTAGCTCAGTGCCGACTGATAGGCGGCGATGCTGAACTGTCCTCGGCCGGCAGGTCTGGGCTCGGAGCAGCCTGCCATCTCGTTAATGCGTGCCATCGAGCGAAGATCCGCCAAGCAATATCCGGTTCTGCACCGCATGCACACCCTCGACGGCCTTGGCGACCGCGGTTGCCCGTTCGATTTCGCCGACCGTGCCGACGGTGCCGCTCAGCACGATCTGGTCGTTCTCCATCGTCACCTCGACATCAGAGGCATCGATGCCGCCGGCGATCGCAAGCGCATTGGCAACGGCCGCCTCGACCGATGCACGATTGGCGATTTCCGCTTCCATTTCGGGTTCGAGCCCGTGAAATGTCTGCTCCTTGAAAACCATGATCCGTTCCTCCGTGAAAACCTGCGGAGGAAACGCTGATCGGCGGAGATTGGTTCAGCGCCGCTACCACTGCACGCGATAGCGGAGATTGACGCTGCCTGCCTCACCCCCCGAAAATGGATTGCTGACCGAGGCATCGAGATTGAGGTTCGGCAGGATGGTCTGGCTGACCCCCACCGTGCTTGAGAAGTCGCCGCTGGCATTGCTGACGCCGGTCCCTGCCGAAAGCGAGGTTCCCGTCCAGGGATGGATCAGCTTCAGGGCCTGCGATGCCGTCACCGAAGCCTGCCGGGCTTCGACCGCGTCATATTGGACACTGATGGACCGGCTCGATTGCATGTCGAGCGAATCGGAGAGGATCCAGCTGCGGGAGCGGCTAAGCGTCAGCGCGCCGCTGCCGCGCAGCGTATCGACGCTGACGCTGGCACCCTGCTGTGACTGGCCTGCCGGGGTGACGTTCGTCCTGGTGATCCGGCCCCAAAGCATTGCCTGTTCGGAATCGGGCAGCAGCGCCCCGCTTTTGGTCGAGGCCAGCGCGATGTCGGCGCCGGCGCTCGTTTCCCATTCCGCCGGCAGGCGAAAACCCATCGTCGCCTTGTAGGACCGGTCCGAAAGCTTGGCCGGCGACCAAATCACCAGGTCGTCCGCCCTGGCTGCGGCGGTGAGCGAGGATAGGATGGCGAAAAGAATGCATGCTGTTTTAAGTATCTTCATGAAATCCGATCGTTTT
Protein-coding sequences here:
- a CDS encoding BON domain-containing protein, coding for MVFKEQTFHGLEPEMEAEIANRASVEAAVANALAIAGGIDASDVEVTMENDQIVLSGTVGTVGEIERATAVAKAVEGVHAVQNRILLGGSSLDGTH
- a CDS encoding DUF2937 family protein gives rise to the protein MGLIARIIAILAGLAGGTIFSQAPEFAQQYRQRIGGAIDELRVIVEDFNRQAAEHHLDRQQALSAYAQSSDDFLRDRGVSMQSTISRYETLQSQQLHLGTAAPVARPFILLGNADDVVFANTWRDFVPGVPVSFAGLVWGAIGFIGGWAVAALLGLGARRVTRTRRFHRQVR